The Thaumasiovibrio subtropicus genome window below encodes:
- the galE gene encoding UDP-glucose 4-epimerase GalE has protein sequence MKVLVTGGLGYIGSHTCVQLICEGITPIILDNLSNCKIGVLDRIESLSGERPEFYLGDIRDAKQLDEIFSAHNISAVIHFAGLKSVAESSIDPVAYYENNVAGSITLLHAMDKAGIHNLVFSSSATVYGDPYELPITESASVGNTTNPYGRSKFMVECLLSDYASAKPKTSITLLRYFNPVGAHPSGLLGEDPNGLPNNLMPFIAQVAVGRREKLSIYGDDYSTTDGTGVRDYIHVMDLAAGHLAALKQASGNRGLHTYNLGTGKGTSVLELVKAFGKACGQSIPFEICDRRKGDIAACWASTTKAEKALSWKAKRSIEDMCVDAWNWQFKNPKGY, from the coding sequence ATGAAAGTTCTTGTAACTGGTGGGTTGGGTTATATTGGTAGCCATACCTGTGTTCAATTGATATGTGAAGGTATTACCCCAATTATCTTGGATAACTTATCAAACTGTAAAATAGGTGTGCTTGATCGGATTGAAAGCCTTTCTGGTGAAAGGCCTGAGTTTTATCTTGGGGATATAAGGGATGCAAAACAACTTGATGAAATATTCTCGGCACATAACATCAGTGCGGTGATTCATTTTGCTGGATTAAAGTCTGTTGCAGAATCCAGCATTGATCCAGTGGCATATTATGAAAATAACGTTGCGGGTTCGATAACCTTACTTCATGCCATGGATAAAGCGGGCATACATAATTTAGTCTTCAGTTCCTCAGCAACCGTTTATGGGGACCCTTATGAATTACCCATCACTGAAAGTGCGTCAGTTGGAAATACAACGAACCCTTATGGCCGCAGTAAGTTTATGGTGGAGTGCCTGTTATCGGATTATGCGAGTGCAAAGCCGAAGACAAGTATTACTTTGCTGCGATACTTCAATCCCGTTGGTGCGCATCCGTCGGGTTTATTGGGTGAAGATCCCAACGGCTTGCCGAATAACCTGATGCCTTTCATTGCTCAAGTAGCTGTCGGACGTAGGGAAAAACTATCGATTTATGGCGACGACTATTCGACAACGGATGGGACAGGTGTTCGGGATTATATCCATGTGATGGATTTGGCCGCAGGGCATCTTGCAGCATTAAAGCAGGCAAGCGGTAATAGGGGGCTTCATACCTATAACCTAGGTACAGGGAAAGGGACCAGTGTTTTGGAGCTAGTCAAAGCCTTCGGGAAAGCGTGCGGTCAATCCATTCCGTTCGAAATATGTGATCGCCGCAAGGGGGATATTGCCGCATGTTGGGCATCGACGACAAAAGCAGAAAAAGCGCTGAGCTGGAAAGCGAAACGCAGCATTGAAGACATGTGTGTGGACGCCTGGAACTGGCAGTTCAAAAACCCAAAAGGGTATTGA